The following coding sequences lie in one Vanacampus margaritifer isolate UIUO_Vmar chromosome 16, RoL_Vmar_1.0, whole genome shotgun sequence genomic window:
- the kcnip1b gene encoding Kv channel-interacting protein 1b isoform X1, whose translation MAGCTTRCRQGVLKLIQSVQRLLSGSLAKDNTDDELEMTTVCHRPEALEQLESQTNFCKQELQILYRGFKNECPSGVVNEETFKHIYAQFFPHGGKFLHHHMCFSEQISHGFVSCVADASMYAHYLFNAFDTTNNGSIKFKDFVTGLSILLRGTLREKLEWTFHLYDINKDGYINREEMTEIVKAIYDMMGKYTHPALKGDVPQQHVDAFFQKMDKNKDGVVTLEEFVIACQEDEIMMRSMQLFENVM comes from the exons ATGGCTGGTTGTACCACCCGCTGTCGACAGGGGGTGCTCAAGTTGATCCAGTCTGTTCAGAGATTGCTTTCAGGAAGCCTTGCAAAAG ATAATACAGACGATGAGCTTGAGATGACGACAGTGTGTCACAGGCCGGAGGCTCTCGAACAACTGGAATCGCAAACTAACTTCTGCAAGCAGGAGCTCCAGATTCTCTATCGCGGTTTCAAGAAT gaatgTCCGAGTGGAGTGGTAAATGAGGAGACATTTAAACATATATACGCACAGTTTTTCCCCCATGGAGGTAAATTTCTGCATCATCACATGTGTTTTTCAGAACAGATCTCACACGGATTTGTTTCTTGTGTTGCAGACGCAAGTATGTACGCACATTATCTTTTTAACGCTTTTGACACAACTAACAACGGCTCCATTAAGTTTAAG GATTTTGTGACGGGCTTGTCTATCCTGCTGAGGGGAACCTTGAGGGAAAAACTTGAATGGACGTTTCACCTTTATGATATTAACAAAGATGGCTACATAAACAGGGAG GAAATGACAGAGATTGTGAAGGCCATTTATGACATGATGGGCAAGTACACTCATCCTGCGCTAAAAGGAGATGTACCACAGCAGCACGTGGATGCTTTTTTCCAG aaaatggacaaaaacaaagatggAGTGGTAACTTTAGAGGAGTTTGTAATAGCCTGCCAGGAG GATGAAATCATGATGAGATCCATGCAGCTCTTTGAGAATGTGATGTAG
- the kcnip1b gene encoding Kv channel-interacting protein 1b isoform X3: MAGCTTRCRQGVLKLIQSVQRLLSGSLAKDNTDDELEMTTVCHRPEALEQLESQTNFCKQELQILYRGFKNECPSGVVNEETFKHIYAQFFPHGDASMYAHYLFNAFDTTNNGSIKFKDFVTGLSILLRGTLREKLEWTFHLYDINKDGYINREEMTEIVKAIYDMMGKYTHPALKGDVPQQHVDAFFQKMDKNKDGVVTLEEFVIACQEDEIMMRSMQLFENVM, translated from the exons ATGGCTGGTTGTACCACCCGCTGTCGACAGGGGGTGCTCAAGTTGATCCAGTCTGTTCAGAGATTGCTTTCAGGAAGCCTTGCAAAAG ATAATACAGACGATGAGCTTGAGATGACGACAGTGTGTCACAGGCCGGAGGCTCTCGAACAACTGGAATCGCAAACTAACTTCTGCAAGCAGGAGCTCCAGATTCTCTATCGCGGTTTCAAGAAT gaatgTCCGAGTGGAGTGGTAAATGAGGAGACATTTAAACATATATACGCACAGTTTTTCCCCCATGGAG ACGCAAGTATGTACGCACATTATCTTTTTAACGCTTTTGACACAACTAACAACGGCTCCATTAAGTTTAAG GATTTTGTGACGGGCTTGTCTATCCTGCTGAGGGGAACCTTGAGGGAAAAACTTGAATGGACGTTTCACCTTTATGATATTAACAAAGATGGCTACATAAACAGGGAG GAAATGACAGAGATTGTGAAGGCCATTTATGACATGATGGGCAAGTACACTCATCCTGCGCTAAAAGGAGATGTACCACAGCAGCACGTGGATGCTTTTTTCCAG aaaatggacaaaaacaaagatggAGTGGTAACTTTAGAGGAGTTTGTAATAGCCTGCCAGGAG GATGAAATCATGATGAGATCCATGCAGCTCTTTGAGAATGTGATGTAG
- the kcnip1b gene encoding Kv channel-interacting protein 1b isoform X4, producing MGAVVGTLTMQTKQRRPARDNTDDELEMTTVCHRPEALEQLESQTNFCKQELQILYRGFKNECPSGVVNEETFKHIYAQFFPHGDASMYAHYLFNAFDTTNNGSIKFKDFVTGLSILLRGTLREKLEWTFHLYDINKDGYINREEMTEIVKAIYDMMGKYTHPALKGDVPQQHVDAFFQKMDKNKDGVVTLEEFVIACQEDEIMMRSMQLFENVM from the exons ATGGGTGCAGTGGTGGGAACTTTGACCATGCAAACCAAGCAGAGAAGACCGGCAAGAG ATAATACAGACGATGAGCTTGAGATGACGACAGTGTGTCACAGGCCGGAGGCTCTCGAACAACTGGAATCGCAAACTAACTTCTGCAAGCAGGAGCTCCAGATTCTCTATCGCGGTTTCAAGAAT gaatgTCCGAGTGGAGTGGTAAATGAGGAGACATTTAAACATATATACGCACAGTTTTTCCCCCATGGAG ACGCAAGTATGTACGCACATTATCTTTTTAACGCTTTTGACACAACTAACAACGGCTCCATTAAGTTTAAG GATTTTGTGACGGGCTTGTCTATCCTGCTGAGGGGAACCTTGAGGGAAAAACTTGAATGGACGTTTCACCTTTATGATATTAACAAAGATGGCTACATAAACAGGGAG GAAATGACAGAGATTGTGAAGGCCATTTATGACATGATGGGCAAGTACACTCATCCTGCGCTAAAAGGAGATGTACCACAGCAGCACGTGGATGCTTTTTTCCAG aaaatggacaaaaacaaagatggAGTGGTAACTTTAGAGGAGTTTGTAATAGCCTGCCAGGAG GATGAAATCATGATGAGATCCATGCAGCTCTTTGAGAATGTGATGTAG
- the kcnip1b gene encoding Kv channel-interacting protein 1b isoform X2 → MGAVVGTLTMQTKQRRPARDNTDDELEMTTVCHRPEALEQLESQTNFCKQELQILYRGFKNECPSGVVNEETFKHIYAQFFPHGGKFLHHHMCFSEQISHGFVSCVADASMYAHYLFNAFDTTNNGSIKFKDFVTGLSILLRGTLREKLEWTFHLYDINKDGYINREEMTEIVKAIYDMMGKYTHPALKGDVPQQHVDAFFQKMDKNKDGVVTLEEFVIACQEDEIMMRSMQLFENVM, encoded by the exons ATGGGTGCAGTGGTGGGAACTTTGACCATGCAAACCAAGCAGAGAAGACCGGCAAGAG ATAATACAGACGATGAGCTTGAGATGACGACAGTGTGTCACAGGCCGGAGGCTCTCGAACAACTGGAATCGCAAACTAACTTCTGCAAGCAGGAGCTCCAGATTCTCTATCGCGGTTTCAAGAAT gaatgTCCGAGTGGAGTGGTAAATGAGGAGACATTTAAACATATATACGCACAGTTTTTCCCCCATGGAGGTAAATTTCTGCATCATCACATGTGTTTTTCAGAACAGATCTCACACGGATTTGTTTCTTGTGTTGCAGACGCAAGTATGTACGCACATTATCTTTTTAACGCTTTTGACACAACTAACAACGGCTCCATTAAGTTTAAG GATTTTGTGACGGGCTTGTCTATCCTGCTGAGGGGAACCTTGAGGGAAAAACTTGAATGGACGTTTCACCTTTATGATATTAACAAAGATGGCTACATAAACAGGGAG GAAATGACAGAGATTGTGAAGGCCATTTATGACATGATGGGCAAGTACACTCATCCTGCGCTAAAAGGAGATGTACCACAGCAGCACGTGGATGCTTTTTTCCAG aaaatggacaaaaacaaagatggAGTGGTAACTTTAGAGGAGTTTGTAATAGCCTGCCAGGAG GATGAAATCATGATGAGATCCATGCAGCTCTTTGAGAATGTGATGTAG